The following DNA comes from Oscillospiraceae bacterium.
GCAAAATTTGGCGGCGGCAAGTCCCTGCGTGACGGCATGGGGCAGTCCTGCCCGGCACTTTCTGTACCGGACCTAGTTATTACCAATGCACTGATTATCGACTACACCGGCATTTACAAAGCCGATATCGGAATAAAAGATGGCTGCATCTGCGGCATTGGCAAGGCCGGCAACCCGGACGTGATGGACGGGGTCTCCCCTTCCCTGGTGGTGGGCGCCCAAACCGAGGCCCTCGCCGGCGAAGGCCTGATTGTCACGGCCGGCGGAATCGACACACACATTCATTTTATCAGCCCGCAGCAGATCGAAACCGCACTGGACAGCGGCATCACCACCATGATCGGCGGCGGCACCGGCCCTGCAGACGGCACCAACGCAACCACGTGCACCCCCGGCAAGTGGAACCTGTGGAGAATGCTGGAGGCAGCAGAGGCTTTCCCGATGAATTTGGGCTTTCTGGGAAAAGGAAATTCTGCCAATCCCAAAACACTTGCCGCTCAGGTCGAGGCAGGTGCACTGGGCTTAAAGCTGCATGAAGACTGGGGCTGCACGCCGGCGGCCATTGATGCCAGCCTGCAGGTGGCAGATAAATACGATGTACAGGTTGCCATTCATACCGACACCCTAAATGAAGCCGGCTTTGTCGAAGACACAGTCAACGCAATCGGCGGCAGGACCATTCACACGTACCACACCGAGGGCGCGGGCGGCGGGCATGCGCCGGACATTATTCGTATGGCGTCTTTTCCCAACGTTCTGCCCTCTTCGACAAACCCCACGATGCCGTTTACCAAAAATACGCTGGACGAGCACATGGACATGCTGATGGTCTGCCACCACCTAGACCGCAGTGTACCCGCGGATATCGCCTTTGCCGATTCCCGTATTCGGCCTGAAACGATTGCCGCCGAGGACGTTTTGCACGACATGGGCATTTTCAGCATGATGAGTTCCGACTCACAGGCCATGGGCCGGGTCGGGGAAGTCATTCTGCGCACGTGGCAGACAGCGGACAAAATGAAAAAGCAGTTTGGTGCGCTGGAGGGCGACACAGACTGCGACAACAACCGCATCAAGCGCTATATCGCGAAGTACACCATCAACCCGGCCATTACCCACGGCATTTCAGACTCTGTCGGCTCTGTCGAAGTGGGCAAATTTGCCGACCTGGTCCTTTGGCGGCCCGAGCTTTTCGGCGTAAAACCAGAGATGATTATTAAAGGCGGCTTTATTGCGCAAGCGCGCATGGGCGACGCCAACGCCTCTATTCCCACCCCTCAGCCGGTGCGCTACCGCCCGATGTTCGGCGCTTTCGGGCAGGCACGGGCAAAGACCTGCATCACCTTTTTGTCGCAGGCCGGCATCGACAACGGCGTGCCCGGCGAGCTTGGGCTTAGGCGGCTGATAAAGCCCGTACACAACTGCCGCAAAATCGGCAAAAAAGACATGCGGCTCAACAACCGTACCGGCGACATTCGCGTAGACCCCGAAACCTACCAAGTCACTGTTGACGGCAAAGTCATCACCTGCGACGCGGCAGAGAGCCTTTCTATGACACAGCGATATTTTCTGTT
Coding sequences within:
- the ureC gene encoding urease subunit alpha, encoding MSCEITRKAYADMYGPTVGDKVRLADTNLFAKVEKDAAVYGDEAKFGGGKSLRDGMGQSCPALSVPDLVITNALIIDYTGIYKADIGIKDGCICGIGKAGNPDVMDGVSPSLVVGAQTEALAGEGLIVTAGGIDTHIHFISPQQIETALDSGITTMIGGGTGPADGTNATTCTPGKWNLWRMLEAAEAFPMNLGFLGKGNSANPKTLAAQVEAGALGLKLHEDWGCTPAAIDASLQVADKYDVQVAIHTDTLNEAGFVEDTVNAIGGRTIHTYHTEGAGGGHAPDIIRMASFPNVLPSSTNPTMPFTKNTLDEHMDMLMVCHHLDRSVPADIAFADSRIRPETIAAEDVLHDMGIFSMMSSDSQAMGRVGEVILRTWQTADKMKKQFGALEGDTDCDNNRIKRYIAKYTINPAITHGISDSVGSVEVGKFADLVLWRPELFGVKPEMIIKGGFIAQARMGDANASIPTPQPVRYRPMFGAFGQARAKTCITFLSQAGIDNGVPGELGLRRLIKPVHNCRKIGKKDMRLNNRTGDIRVDPETYQVTVDGKVITCDAAESLSMTQRYFLF